CCGCCCGAACCGCGTCCTCAACCCCCTCGTCCAGGCCCGCCGGTTCGACCCCCACGGCGCGTACGTACGCCGCTGGCTCCCCGAACTCCGCCACCTCGACGCCACAACGCTCCACCGCGTCCCCCACCTCGACGAAGCCGCCCGCGCGGGCCTGGACTACCCCGCCCCGATCGTGAACCTGGCCGAGGCCGCCGACCGGTTCAGGAGAGGACGCGAGGCCGACTGAGGACAGGACAACCGAACCCGTACGCGGGCAGAGCAACAGGCGCACACGTGGCGTCCGTTGCGCCGCTGCCGCCGCCGACGGCACCACGCCCCCGGTGAAGGCGGGGCGCCCGGTGCGGCCGTACGGCGGCTGTGTCGTGCTGTCGTGCGGAGGACGCCGGGGCGGCTACCAGACGAGCGCGTCCGCCGCGTTGTCCTGCCAGTAGGTGACGGCGGCGGAGCTGTTGAAGAAGGTGCCGCCGTTCGGCAGCTTCAGGGCCTTCTCGGCCCCGGTCCCGCCGCCGTTCCTGTCGGCGAAGAACACGCCCAGGGTCTTCGTGCTGCTGCCGCCCTCACCGTCGGGGGCGTACGTCAGGATGCCCGCGTACGCGGACTGGCCGGGCTCGAGCGTCACCACGGCCTGCGGCGTGCTCTCCTCGACCCACGTCAGCGGGGCCTGGGCGTCGGCGCCGGCCCTCAGGTAGGGGGCGTCGTAGGCGTAGCACGGCTTGGTGCCGGTGTTGGTGGCCTTGAGCAGCAGGTGGTTGATCGGGCGGGACGCCTTGGTGACGGTCAGGGTGGTGTTCCCCGTGGTGCAGGTGACGATCGAGGCCGCCTTGCCGGTGGCGGCGGTGGCGGTGGCGGTCTGCGCGGTGGCCTGGAAGCCGACGAACGCGACGGCGGCGGCGACGACCATGGAGGCGGCTGCTGCGCGGGAGCGGAGAGGAGTGGCGATACGCATGAACGGACTGCTTTCTCTGAACATCCGGAAGATGATCTTCTGATCATGGGCTGTGTGGGTCAGGCGCGCTGCAAGTGCGGTCCGCGAAAGTGGAGTTGAGCGGGCCCGAGCACCGTGTGCGGCGAGGCGCCGTGCTTGGATGACCCAAGCCTGTGCCATGCGGAGTCCGATCCGCCATTCCATCGGGAATTTTGGGACGCTGGGATGATCGAACCGGCTCTGACCTGGAGAAACATGACCTTCCTGGGACGTCGAACGGAATGGGGGACCGGTGGGTACCGCTGAGGAGATCGCTGAATTCGCGGCGCTGCTGCGCGAGTTGAAGCAGCGATCCGGGCTGAGTTACGAGGCTCTGGCGAAGCGGGCGCACATGAGCACCTCGACGCTGCACCGGTACTGCAAGGGGGAAGGCGTGCCGGCGGACAACGCGGCCGTCGCCCGCTTCGCCCGGGTGTGCAGGGCGACTCCCGAGGAACTGGTCGAGTTGCACCGGAGCTGGTCCCTGGCGGACGCGGCACGCGAACGTGCCCGGCGCGCCGCGGCGGATGCGGAACCGGAACCGGACTCCGCGGACCGGGCCGGAGCGTCCTCGTCGGGCGCGGGGCCGGAGCCACGCTCCGCGCAGCCACACACCGGCGGCCCCCGGCCGGACGCGACGTCGGACACCCCGCCCGCAACCGCGCCGCCGACCCCGCCGGTAACCGCGCCGCCGACCGCGTCCGCACCCACGCCGCCTTCCGCGTCCGCGTCCGTGTCCGCGTCCGC
The Streptomyces sp. NBC_01485 genome window above contains:
- a CDS encoding DUF4232 domain-containing protein yields the protein MRIATPLRSRAAAASMVVAAAVAFVGFQATAQTATATAATGKAASIVTCTTGNTTLTVTKASRPINHLLLKATNTGTKPCYAYDAPYLRAGADAQAPLTWVEESTPQAVVTLEPGQSAYAGILTYAPDGEGGSSTKTLGVFFADRNGGGTGAEKALKLPNGGTFFNSSAAVTYWQDNAADALVW